The Arachis ipaensis cultivar K30076 chromosome B10, Araip1.1, whole genome shotgun sequence DNA window GTTAAATTTTTCACTGAAACAGAGGAGAACAACCAGATGAGAGGTCCCAGGACAGGCGTTCCATATTTCTTGTAACTTGTCAACTTCTTGCTGGAATTTATTGTAAAATTATATAGTAAATCGTTTACTCTTATGATTGGACATTGATAGTCATGTATCATGGAGATTGAAAAGCATTTCTTTTTTATTGCAAAAGTGGATCATATTTTTGGCATAAAACTTCCCGATTCCTATGCGGTATATGTTTTTCAATTTTCTATATGGAACACTAAACTTGGGTGGCAATGGATAGGATAGATGGATAGGGTAGAATAGGATTTAAATTTCACTGTAACTTTATTTGCGGGTTNNNNNNNNNNNNNNNNNNNNNNNNNNNNNNNNNNNNNNNNNNNNNNNNNNNNNNNNNNNNNNNNNNNNNNNNNNNNNNNNNNNNNNNNNNNNNNNNNNNNNNNNNNNNNNNNNNNNNNNNNNNttttttattttataatattaaatattattgatgtatgataaattaaattaatagtttGATGACATCAAGTATTTGTACAAGAGGTAAAAATTTGGGCTCAAATTATCACTTCTacatcatatgtatatatatttttatgaacATTTACATTTTATATGAAGGGTGCAGACAGGGTTGTTTCGGCACTCGTATTTGACTTTCTTTGCAGGTTAGGTTGCCAATTCGCTCTGACTGGGTTGGAGCGTGTTGGATATCTGCAAATGAGAGTTGTGTTGCAAGCGCTATTCACACTAGATAGTTCCAAGACATTTGGTCCCCATCTCATGTATTCAAGGATAGTTCTTTGaaattttacaattttttcttttctaagtgTGTGACCGTTTGATCAATATCCCATGCGATAATATTGTTTATGCACGTTTGTGAAAGTTGTTTGTGAAAGTTTTTGCTGCATGAGATTTTTTTTTCAACTGGTTGTAAAGAAAATTATGGTAGTTAATACTACAAATGATAAATACATTAGCACACATAGGTATCATCCATGACTTGGTCGAAATGAACTTCTGAAGCTATGGAAACGTTTCATCCCCTGCAATGATGCCAACAATGAGTTCTTAGCATGATGTGaaagttgaatttttttttttagaaatatcAAAAAAAGTAGATGCATGGAAAGTAGCAGTTTTTGTATAAACATATGCAATGTACTTTCATGGATTATCGGTGAAGTTATAAAAATAGCTTCATAGAATATAACACTAAGAGCTGATTCTGATTGTGGATAGAGGAAAATATTAGATTGAGTGGAGTTAACATAACACTACAGAGATAGAAAGCAATATGCAAATTTGTAATTGTAAATTTATATACGATAGTTGTAACGATGCAATTTGGGAAATTTGTTCTTACCCGGTTGTTTAATCGGTAGAGTATGCATCCTGAGAATGAAATCAAATGTTCCTAAAGAGACTTAATAATAAACCACATTGTTTGTTTGTGTTGAGTTGTTTGAATCATCATGTGAGATAACAAAACCTATCTTTATTTGTCTATTGCACAAAACCTAGCTTTATTTGTGAagaataatccaatagtaatctTGAAAAACATAGTGTGGTCCTTCTGTTGAACATGATCGTTTCATAAATCTTTTCATTAGCAAATTATTTCCCATACCAATACGATTTAGAATTGTAAAATTTTCTTGTCGTTGGACAAAGGGCATTTTTCTTTGATTCAATCAATGTTTTCTCCtgattatatttattttagtaaTAATATGTTTGACTTAAAAATATTCCATCGTGTTTTACTTGTCTCTTCCGAGATGACATGGCTTATTTGGTGTTGGCTAATGATATTTCTTTAAGACttcatttatttttcaaaagattctaagtttatttaatatttattaatgcTTGATAATGTTTTGTTCTAAACAATTATAATTAAACTTATTTCCAAAATGTATGTAATATACAATTTTTTGTATTAATCCTGCACATTTTCGCGGgttttagaaataaattttataacATTGTTCAAGTAATTTCTTATGCAGGCCACACGCTGGTACATAATTATAATAACTGGTGGATTAATAAAGAAGAGTGAAATGTACAAAAAGTGAGTAAGATGCTGCATTGCTTGGAGAGCAAGAATGAACAACTCAATAGAGCTACTTCCTCTCCAGTATCATCCTGAATTTGAGATTAACATAGTGGTGCCCACGCACCTAAAATGAAGTAGCATAAACATATTTTGCTTTAAGCTTATTGTATCCTCCTCCAAATAGATAGAAATAAATATATAGTTTTATGTGAAGGGTTTGGTGGTATCTTCAAGACTCCACAAGACGATCCATGATCAATTTTACAACTCTAGGAGCATCAACAGTCACAGCTACCTTTACTGTGGGCTTATTGGACCATTCAGTGATTTCACCAAACCTGAATTATTTGAGACATACAAGTGAATAGGCATATATTTTTAAATGAATCATATGACCTGGTCACaggttcatatatatatatatatatgtaagcaTTAAATCATATCCAGATTCAACATGTATAGCATTTAGTTCGGTCACTACAAGTAACTACATAATGCCATATTACATCGctaaccaataataaactgttATTTAGAATATCCAATAATTATGTGCATTTATTTCATCCAAGCCTATGTAAAGCAGACTTCAGTTCCCTCCTTTGTTCTTTCCTAGCATAAACAATTCGATGGAGTCCTCAATAAATCTATGTTCTACACCATTCAAATTAGAGACAGCAGAGTATCAATTTAAGACGCATCCATGTCCCAGGTTCCCCTTACCTTTCTTTATCTTTAATAGCATTTCTTTTTTCAGTAAGAGCATAAATAAAACTACATTAAATACAATAAATCAGAGGAATGGAAAAGTCAAAATAATGTCATAGCCTGAATATAATAGGCTGTCTAGTTGAAAATGTGTACTATGATATCTGTGCCCAAGATTCAGAAAAGAGATACTATAGTTGCAGTTTTCAAGATCTCACCCTCTAACATGCAAGATGATTATTAGGTCTCCGTAAAATTAGCTAGTAACGAGAAGAGTATGGCATTCTTATGTCTAATACAGTCCAAACTCTTACCAAATCTTACTCTTTGCATTTCTGGAAAGAGTTTACTCTATATCAAGGAATGAATTCATAAATACTAGATTAAACTGCAAGCAAAAAAAAAACCCTGGTGCACAAGCACCATTCCTAAAGGATGTAATGTAGACATTCTAACCTAATAAATGCATCAATGACTAATTATACGACTTAACCTCGTGACCTTAAGGTCATACAAAGATAACAGTACCTTTTCTGTTTGTTGTACAGTATTGTAAGACCCCGTGTAATGCCACTGGTTTGAACTCTAACACTACCCTCCATGCAGGTTACAAGAGTAGGATCAACAGCTGCAAGAAGTGCTGTGGGGTCATGAAGGTAAACCCCTGCACAGAAAATAATTGCAGTTAGTATTTCAGATTATTAGGTCTCTCCCAATTCTTGAATGCACTTTGAAGACAGACCGTCGGTGTTGTATGCCTCACGATGATACGAGAAATACAGATCAAGGATTTTGGTCAAGTACTGAGCGAATTTTCCATTTGAACTTGCCAACTTTTCTCGATCAGAACCTAGTCATCAAGTTTAGAGCATGAGATTAGGCCAGAACGGATGAGAAAGAAGATAAATGATGTGTGCCATAATTAACAGCAGCTAAAAGCCATGcaattttatgaaattaaaatagTGTTATTTAAGTTTGTAGCAGTTTTGTGAACTCTGACTCCTCCAATCTAAGTACTAGTATCTTTCCCTGCCAATGCAATGCATCTCTAACCTTGTATGCATTGATGAAAAAAGGAAGTGGGAATGGGGGAACAGAAGGCTCAAGTGGAATTTCACAAAAGAATGGGAGGGTGAAAGAGAAGTATCACCCTTTACTTTTGTACTTTATGTACGCTTGTATCTTATATTTTGCCCCATTGTTGTTCTGTGAGCTTACTGATACAGAACCATGTAACCATTCAAATTCCAAGTTTCTTCAAATCCTCTCCCAACTCTTTGGGTTCAGACTAACAAAATACAACACAAAATATCTGTCTAACCTTAATACTTATAAAATTAAGCATACTACAGAACAAGATATGAGAAATAAATGTCAAAGACAGATTCATTGTAACATACCAATGCAATGCTTCATTGAAATAATTGAAATATTTAGTAACACAGCAGTAACTTTTCATTGATCAAAGAAAGTCTTGAATATTAGTCCAGTTGGGTAGACCTCTGAGTTCAGTTGAACTGAAACCTCTGTTATAGAAAACTCACCAACTAAAATCTAAAGAATTCAACTAGGAAATCAACTATTTCAGCCAATATTAGACAAATTTTCTAAAATTACCCTTTTattataaattctaaattctaaatcctaaactctaTACTTTCCAAAAAGTGAAAGTTAAGaaagtaattttataataaaaaacttGCCTAATTTTAACTAATTAAAAGTTGATTTTCTGTACTTACTTTTATCTAAAATATAAATGTTAAAATAGGTTTAGCACCTCCTCATGCTAGATATGATTTGAGAAAGTATAAGAAAATAAAGTTGTATCCTACTAACAACCATAGCTTCTGGTCTAGTGGTAAACACTTGACCCAACAAGAAAATTTTCCATAAAGATAGGACCAATGAATTAatggttaaaaattttaagaaaaacttGAGTGAAGAAAACTTTGACAGAGCTTGTACCAGTCAATACAACTTGGTGGGTAACATTTATCCCCACTGTTAGTATATCCGCTCCACTCGTGAACACAACATCTGCAGCATCTGGATCACCAAATATCTGGAATCAAACCCAACTAAAGGAGTGAGACAAGGAGAGAAATGACCCGTACACAGatgtagttatttatttatttcatcaCAACACACATTGGCTTCCGCGGCTGGATTCACATTGCCATTTACTGCGAAAGCACCACCAAGTATAACAATCTGCCCAATGTTCTTGGCAAATTCTGGATCAAGCTGTATGGCCTACAAAAGAAGAATCTAGTCAAGAAATGAGGTATTGTACGACATGATATGGTCTCCGAAGAGCAACATGGAAAAGAAATGCCAGCCAAATCGAAAATTGTCCATTTATAATCAAACCAAAGCAATGTTTGTAAGTGGACCCAGGGCCACCACAGTGACTTCGCCAGGGTCAAGTTTTGCTTGTTGAACCAAAAAAGCAGCAGCTGAATCTTCAATAGGCTTCCCTTCTGGCGGAGGAAAATTTTGGTTGCCAAGTCCATCAGCACCGTGGACAAAATCTGCAACGCGAAGTTTTGTTCCTTTCTGTAAGAAAAAAACACAAGAGTCATAACAATTGATATCAACATTAAAGCCATGCTGAGTGAGAGTTGTTACAGTTAATGTGACATGAGATCCTTCAGCAACCGGTATATCAGTTCTCCCTGCAACCTCCAACTGCACATGCAATGGAACGCAAAGCACAAGTCCTTCACAATAACATACATAGAAAATGGAACTGGTGCTGACAAGAAATATCCCAGTAAATTTACCAGATGCAAGGCGTTTCTGGTTGCCAGGGTGGTGTAAACGTTTCCATAAATAGTTGTAAGTCCAATTACTTGCACCTCCGGTGATCGTAGGGCAAGAAATATTGCCATAGCATCATCTACAAGAAAAACCaatctaaattgaattaaaaatcctCTATTCAAAATGATCTGTTTGCTTTTTATTGTTTGATTTGGGGGCACTAGGGATCAGCAAAGAAGCATTTCGAATTATGATGGAAAGCTTGAAATCTTATTCTTACCGATGCCAGGATCAGTATCAATTATGATCTTCTTTGG harbors:
- the LOC107623303 gene encoding probable uridine nucleosidase 2; this translates as MAAEPKKIIIDTDPGIDDAMAIFLALRSPEVQVIGLTTIYGNVYTTLATRNALHLLEVAGRTDIPVAEGSHVTLTKGTKLRVADFVHGADGLGNQNFPPPEGKPIEDSAAAFLVQQAKLDPGEVTVVALGPLTNIALAIQLDPEFAKNIGQIVILGGAFAVNGNVNPAAEANIFGDPDAADVVFTSGADILTVGINVTHQVVLTGSDREKLASSNGKFAQYLTKILDLYFSYHREAYNTDGVYLHDPTALLAAVDPTLVTCMEGSVRVQTSGITRGLTILYNKQKRFGEITEWSNKPTVKVAVTVDAPRVVKLIMDRLVES